The DNA region GGGCAGGGTTAGCATCTTCGACGGCAACCGGATAGTGTTGAGTAAATTTTTATGGGCTTCGGCACAACTTGCGCGGGTTGACAGTCGATGAAGGGCTGGCGGCGTCAGGCTGCCCATTTGCGTCCATTCGACTGCGAAATATTGGAAGGAACATGCCGCTGCCGAACCGGTTTCCCCTTGAGACAACAAGGATGGAGAAGACCATGTCCTGTAAACTCATCGCAATATCCCTCCTTTCGATCGGTCTTGCCGGCTCGGCTCTGGCCCAGACAGCCGGTGGGGCGAATTCCAGCGGGCGGCTTTCGGTGGCGCCCATTATCGGCGGCTCGGGCAATACAGGCGCGGGTTCGGCTGGTACCGGCTCCGCCGGCACGGGCTCGGCGGGCACGGGGTCCGTCGGCACCGATCCCGGCACGACAGGCAGCACCACCGGCAATGGCGGCGTCGATCTCAACAGCGGCCGCAGCACGATCAATCCGGGTGGAGTCAATCCGGACCTCCAGCAGACGCCCGGCTGCACCGACGGCAGCGGCTCGCTCAGCGAGGCATGCCAGCAGTGAGAATAGCGGGCGCCAGTCTGCCGAAAGAATGAGCCCGGTCATGATGGCGCCGGGCCTTCATTTAACTGCCGCCGCTGACGTCGCGCAAAATGACGACCGCCTAAGAGAATTGCTTTACCGGCCGGCATTCCGGTCGTACAAGAACAGCATCCCTCCGCACATGGTGATCGCCGCACCCAGCCAGCCTGCCGATATTTCCGGCGTCCGCGGAGCACCCGAAGAGGACCGTCATGTCGAATGCAGCGCACCGCTCGAACCGCGTGCTTGTCGTCGCGACCATCATGGTGGCGACATTCATGGTCGCCATCGAAGCGACGATCGTGGCGACGGCAATGCCGCGCATCGTCGGGCAGCTCGGCGGCTTTTCCTATTATAGCTGGGTATTTTCGGCCTTCCTGCTGGCGCAGTCGACGACGACGGTCATCTACGGCAAGCTCTCGGATATTTTCGGACGCAAGCCGGTGCTGATCGGCGGCATCCTGATCTTCCTCGCCGGCTCTTTGCTCTGCGGCTTTGCCTGGTCGATGATGTCGCTGGTGCTGTTCCGGCTGCTGCAGGGGCTCGGCGCCGGCGCGATCCAGCCGGTGACGATGACCATCATCGGCGATCTGTTCAAGCTCGAGGAACGCGGCCGCGTGCAGGGCGCAATGGCGACCGTCTGGGCGACATCGGCCGTCGTCGGGCCGCTAGCCGGCGGCATCATCGTCGACAATATTTCATGGGCCTGGATCTTCTGGATCAACCTGCCGATCGGCATCGTCTCGATCGTCGCCTTCATGATTTTCCTGAAGGAGGACGTCGCGCACAAGCAGGCGAGGATCGATTATCTCGGATCCGTGCTGTTTTCGATTTCGATCGTCGCCCTGCTCGTCATGCTGACGGAAACCGAAGCGAGCGCTTGGATCCTGGTGTCGCTCTTCGCCGTCTTCGTCGTCGCGGGGCTCTTCTTCCTCGCCCAGGAGAGGCGGGCGCCGGAGCCGATCATTTCGATCGCGCTCTGGAGCCGCCGGCTGATCGCGACCAGCAATGCGGCGACGCTGCTTGCCGGCATGGCGCTGATCGGGCTTTCCACTATCCTGCCGATCTACGTGCAGGGCGTGCTAGGACGCACCCCGATCGTCGCCGGCTTCACGCTGACAATGCTCATCGTCGGCTGGCCCTTGGCGGTGATGCTCTCCAGCCGCTTTTACCGGGCCTTCGGCATTCGCCGCACACTGCGCGTCGGCAGCCTGATGTTTCCGTTCGGCGCCTGCTTCCTGTTGTTCCTGACGCCCCAAAGCTCGCCGGTTCTGGCCGGCGCCGGCTCCTTCTTCATGGGCTTCGGCATGGGGCTGATCAGCCTGACGAGCATCGTGCTGGTGCAGGACAGCGTCGAATGGTCGATGCGCGGCAGCGCCACGGCCTCGATCATCTTCGCCCGCAGCCTTGGCAATACGCTCGGCGCCACCGTGCTCGGCGCCATCCTCAATGCCGGCATCAGCCATTATGCGAGCGGCGAAACGGCGGCCTCCCTTCACAAGGCACTGAACCAGCCGACCGGGCTCTCGGCGCTCGCCGACGATCCGGCGATCCGCAGCATCTTCGACGCGGCCCTGCACTGGAGCTTCTTGGGCGTGGTCGTCGTCGCGGTGCTGACCTTCTTCACCACCTGGCTGATCCCCGTCGGCCACCGCCAGGCACGCGAAGAGCCGGCGGCGGCAAGCGAGGCGGCCTCGCATTGACACGGTTGCTCCTCACGGGGAGCGCCTGGCAGTTTGTTGACAACGTTTCCTCCGTCATGCTCGGCCTTGTGCTGCCTTGTGCCGAGCATCTGAGCACCGCGATTTCACGAGAACCATTTATTGTCAGGTACTTGTTCGACGTGCTCAGATCCTCGGCACAAGGCCGAGGATGACGTCGCCGGTATCCACGTAACTACGGAAACCGCTTCGTCCTTCTCCTGAAATAGCTTTAGCGGCGGTTGTCCAAAACCCGCAGGATCAGGTTTCGTCTTCCCTTGCGCGGGACGAGATCAATATCGCTGACGAGCTTTGCGCCGCCCTCGCGCCGTTCCAAGGTGATCTTGCGGCTGTGGAAGGCTTCCAGCTCGGCGCGATGCGCAACGCTGATGATGGTTGCCGCCGGCAATTCATCGATCACCATCTCCATCATCCTGTCCTGGCTCTTCTCGTCGAGTGCCGAGGTCGCTTCGTCGAGCACGATGATATCGGGGGTATGCAGCAGCAGCCGTGCGAAGGCGAGCCGCTGCTTTTCGCCGCCGGACAGGATCTGGTCCCAGGGCGCGTCTTCCTCGATCTTCTCGCTCAGATAATCCAGCCCCACCTTGGCAAGGGCCGCCTTGATTTCCTCCGGCGTCCAGCTGTCGGCGGCGCGGGGGTAGGCCACCGCGCGGCGAAGCGTCCCGGACGGGATATAAGGCCGCTGCGGCAACATGAACAAGCGCCGGTCGCCGTGGAAATCGACGCTGCCGTGACCCCAGGGCCAAAGACCGGCAATGGCGCGCACCAGCGTACTCTTGCCCGAGCCGGATTCGCCTGCCACGAGCACCCGCTCGCCCGGTGCGATCTCGACCTGGGCTTCCTTGACCACCGCGGTGCCGTCGTCGAGAGACACCGCGAGATCGTTCAAGTTCAGGATCGCATTGCCCTTGGTTTCACCGTGCCTGATGCGTCCCAGAACGTCGCTCTGTTCGGCGCGCTCGAGGCCGTCGAGCGACATCATCAGCGAGGCGACGCGTCGGGCGCAGGCATTCCAGTCGGCAAGGCGCGGGTAGTTATCGACCAGCCAGCCGAAGGCCGTCTGAACGATGGCGAAGGCGGAGGCCGCCTGCATGACCTCGCCAAGCGTCATGCCGCCTGCGAGAAATTTTGGCGCGCACAGCAGGAGCGGCACAACAGGAGCAATCAGCATCGACCCGTGCGAGACGAAGGTCGTTCGCATGTGCTGGCGCGCAAGCAGCGCCCATTGCTTGAGCACATTGGAAAATGTCTTGTCGAGGTCGCTACGCTCCTCTTCCTCGCCGCCGAGCAATGCGATGCTCTCGCCGTTTTCGCGCACACGGGTCAGCGTGTAGCGGAGTTCGGCCTCGACCTGGTTCTTCACCTCCGAGACCTGGACGAAATGGCGGCCGATGACCGCGATCACAGTCGAGGTAATCACGGCATAGAGGACCGCGGTGACGACGAGAAAACCGGGGATGGTGATGGTCGACCCGGCGACCGGCAGCGTGAGCGCCCCGCCGATCGTCCACAGCACGACGATGAAGGTCGAGGCCGACAGAAAGGCGGCAATGACGCCGGCGACGAAATCGACCGGTGCTTCGGTCGCGATCCGCAAATCCTCCGAGAGGCGCGCCTCGGGATTCTTGTGGTCGCCGTCGATAAGGTTCAACTGATAATAACGACCGTTGGCCAGCCAGCGCGTGATCACCGCCTTCGTCAGCCAGGAGCGCCAGCGACGCTGGATCATCATGCGAACATAGACTTGTGCGGTGACGAGGGCGACGCTTCCGAGCACAAGCGGCACGAAGACGGCGCTGAGATAATAGACGGTGCCGGCGTCGTGTCGCTCTATGGCGTCGAAGATCCCGCGGTTCCAGCGATTGATCCCATATTGGAAGCCGACATTCATGCAGATCATCGTCAACAGACCGATCGAGCACGGCCAGGCGAGCTTGTCGCCACTGCTGCCCCAGTAGCGGCGGGCGCTGATCCAGAAACGCCTCAGCA from Rhizobium sp. NLR16a includes:
- a CDS encoding ABC transporter ATP-binding protein/permease translates to MTDVTLKPKSVDGTEQDGAEKTRQEKASTVEVEPPQDVIEPSQKLTPEEAEQARKRYLLRRFWISARRYWGSSGDKLAWPCSIGLLTMICMNVGFQYGINRWNRGIFDAIERHDAGTVYYLSAVFVPLVLGSVALVTAQVYVRMMIQRRWRSWLTKAVITRWLANGRYYQLNLIDGDHKNPEARLSEDLRIATEAPVDFVAGVIAAFLSASTFIVVLWTIGGALTLPVAGSTITIPGFLVVTAVLYAVITSTVIAVIGRHFVQVSEVKNQVEAELRYTLTRVRENGESIALLGGEEEERSDLDKTFSNVLKQWALLARQHMRTTFVSHGSMLIAPVVPLLLCAPKFLAGGMTLGEVMQAASAFAIVQTAFGWLVDNYPRLADWNACARRVASLMMSLDGLERAEQSDVLGRIRHGETKGNAILNLNDLAVSLDDGTAVVKEAQVEIAPGERVLVAGESGSGKSTLVRAIAGLWPWGHGSVDFHGDRRLFMLPQRPYIPSGTLRRAVAYPRAADSWTPEEIKAALAKVGLDYLSEKIEEDAPWDQILSGGEKQRLAFARLLLHTPDIIVLDEATSALDEKSQDRMMEMVIDELPAATIISVAHRAELEAFHSRKITLERREGGAKLVSDIDLVPRKGRRNLILRVLDNRR
- a CDS encoding MDR family MFS transporter, whose translation is MSNAAHRSNRVLVVATIMVATFMVAIEATIVATAMPRIVGQLGGFSYYSWVFSAFLLAQSTTTVIYGKLSDIFGRKPVLIGGILIFLAGSLLCGFAWSMMSLVLFRLLQGLGAGAIQPVTMTIIGDLFKLEERGRVQGAMATVWATSAVVGPLAGGIIVDNISWAWIFWINLPIGIVSIVAFMIFLKEDVAHKQARIDYLGSVLFSISIVALLVMLTETEASAWILVSLFAVFVVAGLFFLAQERRAPEPIISIALWSRRLIATSNAATLLAGMALIGLSTILPIYVQGVLGRTPIVAGFTLTMLIVGWPLAVMLSSRFYRAFGIRRTLRVGSLMFPFGACFLLFLTPQSSPVLAGAGSFFMGFGMGLISLTSIVLVQDSVEWSMRGSATASIIFARSLGNTLGATVLGAILNAGISHYASGETAASLHKALNQPTGLSALADDPAIRSIFDAALHWSFLGVVVVAVLTFFTTWLIPVGHRQAREEPAAASEAASH